A DNA window from Fodinibius sp. Rm-B-1B1-1 contains the following coding sequences:
- a CDS encoding alpha/beta hydrolase, whose translation MESTKIYHYDNLSISYNRVGVKDRQPLIILHGWGSNKQVMMPLAKELAEIRDCYVFDLPGFGNSSVPNQPWSIDDYADLIQEFITEHEFDSVDLLVHSFGGRMALKLCARPQAEQLIDKVLITGGAGMKPKRSFSYYVKKYTAKLLKAPFLVLPNNLREKALGWLRQTSIWKSLGSSDYSKLDGIMRETFVKTVSEYLEPCLPKIPHEVLLLWGENDEAAPLYQAKRMEEGIKNAALVVIDNAGHYAFLDRPSHFVRIAKAFFKGEE comes from the coding sequence ATGGAATCAACAAAAATATATCACTACGACAATCTCTCCATTTCTTATAATCGCGTAGGCGTTAAGGATCGCCAACCCCTGATCATCCTTCATGGGTGGGGAAGTAATAAGCAGGTGATGATGCCGCTTGCCAAGGAACTTGCCGAGATTCGTGACTGCTACGTGTTCGATCTACCGGGATTTGGGAACTCTTCGGTGCCCAACCAGCCGTGGTCGATCGATGATTACGCCGATTTAATTCAAGAATTTATCACGGAGCATGAATTCGATTCCGTTGATCTTTTGGTTCACTCTTTCGGGGGACGCATGGCGCTAAAGCTTTGTGCACGTCCCCAGGCAGAACAACTTATTGACAAAGTACTTATCACCGGCGGAGCGGGGATGAAACCCAAGCGAAGCTTCTCGTACTATGTGAAAAAGTATACGGCCAAGCTACTTAAAGCCCCCTTTCTGGTATTGCCGAACAATCTCCGCGAAAAGGCACTGGGCTGGCTACGACAAACATCGATATGGAAATCATTGGGATCCAGCGACTACAGCAAGCTGGATGGCATCATGCGCGAAACCTTTGTGAAAACGGTCAGCGAATACTTGGAACCCTGTCTCCCCAAAATACCACATGAGGTACTTTTACTGTGGGGAGAAAATGATGAAGCCGCGCCGCTTTATCAGGCTAAACGGATGGAAGAAGGAATCAAGAATGCAGCATTAGTCGTCATCGATAACGCCGGGCATTACGCCTTTCTGGATCGTCCCTCGCACTTTGTGCGTATTGCAAAGGCTTTTTTTAAGGGGGAAGAATAA